The Novibacillus thermophilus genome segment GTCATGAACACGTACGCCAGCAAGTAGAAAGCAACCGTTTCGAACAGGCCGACCCCGAGAATCGCAAAGGGCACGAGGATGTACCCCGCCTGGGCGATACTGGAGTAGGCCATCATCCGCTTTACGTTGCGCTGTCGCAATGCGGCTGTGTTCCCGACGATCATGGACAAAGCGGCGAGGATGACGAAAAACAAGCCGATCCGTTCCATCCACACCTGATCCATCGCATTCAGCAAGCCGCTGTACCCGACGAGGACGATGCGGATGAGCAGCGCGAAGGCGGCCGCCTTGGAAACGACGGCGAGAAAAGTCGTGGCCGGCGTCGGCGCGCCTTCGTACACGTCCGGTGCCCACATGTGGAACGGGGCCGAACTGATTTTAAACCCGATCCCGACGAGCATGAGCACGAGGGACAGCAGGACGAAAAACGCGTAACCGGTGTTGTACGCCTCGGTCAGTCCGTTCTGCATCTCGAACAAGTTCGTCGTTCCCGTCAAGCCGTAGGCAAACGACATTCCGTACAAGATAAAAGCTGACGACGTTGCTCCTAACACGACGTACTTAAACGCCGCTTCAGTCGATTTCAGTACGTGTTTGCGCGTCCCGACCAAGATGTAAGATGAAATGCTCAACAGCTCCAGCCCGACGTACAGGGTGATCAAGTCTGCCGAGGAAGCCATCATCATCCCGCCCAGGGCGGCTGTCAACAGCAAGTAGTAAAACTCGCCGCGGTACGCGATGTCCGAGCGCTTGAGAACGGACTGGGAGACGAGCAAGACGAGTAGCGTCCCGGCTAAAATGATCAGCTTGAACACGTTCGCGAAGTCGTCCAGCCGGTACGTGTCAGCTAAAATTTGATACGGCTCGCGGTCCATGTAATTGATGACAAACAGACCGGCGACGACGACACCTGCCATGCCGATCCAGGCGACGAAGCGGCGGTCGGCTTTGCCCCCCATCGCCAAGTCGACGACCGACATGAGGGTTGCGGCGATTAATATGGTCAGTTCAGGGGCCAATACCGTCCAGTCGTAATCGAGTAAAAATTTTTCTATTTCCATCCGGCTAACCCCCCATCCTCGCGACGATCGATTCCAGTGTGACGTACAGCGGGTCATTGAGTACGGCGGGATACACGCCGATCAAGATGATAAACCCGAGCAGCACGAGCATCGGCACGGCTTCAGCCGGGCGCGTATCTTTAAGGGACTGCCAGCGTCCTTTTGCTGGTCCGAATGTCGTCCCCAGTACGGCTCGCAGCATGTAAAGAGCGGCGAGGATCATGCCCAGCACCCCGAGTACGCCCAGTACGGGCTGTGTCTCGAAAATGCCGAGGAAAGCGAGGAACTCGCTGATGAACCCGGACATTCCCGGCAACCCGAGGGTCGCCATCCCGGCCGCGAGGAAAATCCCGCACAAGACCGGCGCCGACTTGGCCAGCCCGCCCAGCTCCGGTATGAGTGTCGTACCCGTCCGCTCCGTCAGAGCGGCGATGAAGAAGAACAGCAGGGCTGATATGAATCCGTGCGACACCATTTGGAAGACAGCCCCCTGCAAGCCGGTCACGTTCAGCGCTGCAATGCCGAGGAGGATAATCCCCATGTGGCTGATACTGGAATAGGCGATGACCCGTTTCAAATCGGTCTGTACGAAAGCGAGAACCGCTCCGTACAAAATGTTCACAACGCCGAGTACGCCGATGAAAAAGGCCAAATCCGTCACATACCCCGGGAACAGCTCTACACCGAAGCGAATGAGCCCGTAAGCACCCATTTTCAACATGACGCCAGAGTGCAGCATGACCACCGGCGGAGGTGCTTCCACGTGCACTTTCAGCATCCACGTGTGAAACGGGAAGAACGGCAGTTTAATGCCGAAAGCGACGAGGATCGCGATGAACGTGCCCAGAACTAACCAGTTCATCTCCGGCATCGTGCTCAGCTGCTCCGTCAGCTGTACGGCCCGTTCTATCAACTCGTCGTACTGCATCGTGCCGAAGATAAACCAGATGGAGATGAACGCGAGAAGCATGACCCCTGACCCGATGCCATTGTAAATGAGAAATTGGTTTGCCGCTTGCTCGCGATGCACATACCCCCACTTGCCGACGAGCAGGAAAGTGGCGACGAGTACAATTTCAAAAAAGATGAAAAACAGGAACAAGTCACGGGCGGCAAAGACGCCGAGCAGGCCGACTTCCAAAATGAGCAGCCAGATGAAATACGACTTCCAGTTGCGTTTGATGTACATAGACGCGACCGCAGCCAGCGTCGTGACAATTGCCGTCATGACGAGAAGCGGCATGGACAGTCCGTCAACCCCCATGCTGTACGTGATCGGAAATTCGATGGGCTGCCCCATGGAGCCAATGGCCGTAAACGTAATCCAGTTGACTTCTTCTTTAAACTGAACCCCTTCCTGACCTGTCTGAAAGTTCGCATAAAGGGAGAGCGCTCCAACCAGCGGAATGAGGGTCGCCATCATGCCCATGGCTTTTAGCCGCCTTTCATTGCCGCGGTCGACAAACAGTAAAAACAGAACACCGATGAGAGGCGAAAACGTGAGAAGTGTCAATACGATAACCCCATCCATTACTGCAAGTACCCCCCATCATCAGGCCGGCGAGCAACAGGACGACACCCGCAACCGTCACGAGCCCGTACGTCTGAACTTGCCCGTTCTGGACGTAAGTTCCGCCGCGCCCAACCGCTACCGATAGACGTCCGAGAAATGCCACCAGTCCGGCGATCACATAGCGGTCAACGGCCTGCAAGGCGTATCCCACCGCTCTGAGTGGGGTTGCGATGACGTACTGATACAGCTCATCGACGTAATATTTGTTCAGCAGCGTGCGGTACACTCCCGGCAGCGGTCGGCTGAATGTGTCCCTGGCAAGCTTCCGGCCGACGTACATCGCCCAGGCCAAAGCGACTCCCAAGAGTGAAACCGCCACTGTCAACACGGGCAGCCACACCGGCGCGCTGTGATCTCCTAACGCGGCGACGGCACTCCCCTCGGCTGTCAACCAGCGCCCCAATCCCTGGTTCCACGGGGTATGGACCCATCCGGCGACAACGGACAAAGCTGCCAACGCCCACATCGGCGCCGTCATGACGAGCGGCACCGGTTTGACATCCGGGTGGTTGCTGCGGTTTTTCCCGGTGAAGACGAGGAAAAACAGGCGAAACATGTAAAAGGCGGTGAAAAAGGCGGCGACAATCCCTACGGTAAAGACGGCAAACCGTCCGTCGGCGTATGCGGCCGCCAAGATCTCTTCCTTGGAAAAGTACCCGGAAAAAGGCGGAATGCCTGCAATGGACAGACAACCGATCAAAAACAGCCATCCTACGGCTTTATTGCGGTGCCAAAATCC includes the following:
- the nuoN gene encoding NADH-quinone oxidoreductase subunit NuoN encodes the protein MEIEKFLLDYDWTVLAPELTILIAATLMSVVDLAMGGKADRRFVAWIGMAGVVVAGLFVINYMDREPYQILADTYRLDDFANVFKLIILAGTLLVLLVSQSVLKRSDIAYRGEFYYLLLTAALGGMMMASSADLITLYVGLELLSISSYILVGTRKHVLKSTEAAFKYVVLGATSSAFILYGMSFAYGLTGTTNLFEMQNGLTEAYNTGYAFFVLLSLVLMLVGIGFKISSAPFHMWAPDVYEGAPTPATTFLAVVSKAAAFALLIRIVLVGYSGLLNAMDQVWMERIGLFFVILAALSMIVGNTAALRQRNVKRMMAYSSIAQAGYILVPFAILGVGLFETVAFYLLAYVFMTVGAFAVIMHVNRMADTEDIRSFAGLYRRSPWTAAAMLVFVLSLAGIPLTGGFVGKFYIFFNAIAGQSFWLAGIMVVTTVISYFYYFEIVRQMFFRPPKDLDQWRLPAGVAAAVVIGVVGTVALGVMPQAVFDYLSQLQLTEVLMPAENQ
- a CDS encoding complex I subunit 4 family protein; this encodes MDGVIVLTLLTFSPLIGVLFLLFVDRGNERRLKAMGMMATLIPLVGALSLYANFQTGQEGVQFKEEVNWITFTAIGSMGQPIEFPITYSMGVDGLSMPLLVMTAIVTTLAAVASMYIKRNWKSYFIWLLILEVGLLGVFAARDLFLFFIFFEIVLVATFLLVGKWGYVHREQAANQFLIYNGIGSGVMLLAFISIWFIFGTMQYDELIERAVQLTEQLSTMPEMNWLVLGTFIAILVAFGIKLPFFPFHTWMLKVHVEAPPPVVMLHSGVMLKMGAYGLIRFGVELFPGYVTDLAFFIGVLGVVNILYGAVLAFVQTDLKRVIAYSSISHMGIILLGIAALNVTGLQGAVFQMVSHGFISALLFFFIAALTERTGTTLIPELGGLAKSAPVLCGIFLAAGMATLGLPGMSGFISEFLAFLGIFETQPVLGVLGVLGMILAALYMLRAVLGTTFGPAKGRWQSLKDTRPAEAVPMLVLLGFIILIGVYPAVLNDPLYVTLESIVARMGG